AGGGATCCTCGCTCAATTACATTTCGCTGGCAAGTAGCTCGTTGACGCTTTTGCCTTacttacatacatacatatatgaGCTTCGCCTTCGAGTCGATACTAAAGTGCTACTTTGAGCACACGCTTCTCTGGTGGAGCGACTGTCTCGGAGAACAGAAATCGATGGATCCAATAGACACGCCAAGTAATGCTCCAGTGTCTTCGTTGCTTGGCGCTGTATCTAATATAAGACAGATGGTGCTTTGGATAAAAACGTCTTTCAGACTGTGTTCAGTAGGATCAGTAAGTTTTTGAAGTACATCTGTCTTCTTCTCGAGAAACTTCCTTTTCAGAGTTATGTTAACACAATAACGAAATTATTGTCTTTGACCATGCGTCATACAGACTGTAATATTGTTTAATGGCGGACAACGGACACGACATCACACAAGCACCCCAACACCAGAagacaattttccgaaaagagTTGATTACGAACAGAGTTGGTATCAAAATGTAGTTTTTGTTGATGCTCTCCCATAGTTTTTGATTGAGTACACTATGTGTTAAATAGGGGAACtcttccgttttccatctcacggaacatatattcatctcattgcaAAACTAAGAAATAgagcttctttttgctaacaccctgaaaaaaataactaaaaaaataaacaaatcaatttcctttttattgcttttttttaaTGGGATGAAAGTgccgaacagttcccctacttcaATTACCTGAAAACATCAATTCGATGTTTGCGCAAAATGCGTTTTTTCCTACTAAAGGAACACTGCACTCATTAGTAGCGCAGGTAAATTTTGTTAGTTGTTAATGTTAAATAGCaataatctcatttttgttagcaaagttattcacttgtcataagacgagtttgtattcaatattcaacatcgctttggaaggggtaataagaagagcaaggattaacacgagtggtacaattttcaataagtccgtccagctatttggcttcgccgacgacatagatattatggcacgaagctttgagaagatggaggaagcctacatcagactgaagagggaagctaagcggatcggactagtcatcaacatgtcgaagacgaagtacatgataggaagaggttcaagagaagacaatgtgagccacccaccgcgagtttgcatcggtggtgacgaaatcgaggtggtagaagaatttgtgtacttgggctcactggtgactgccgaaaatgacaccagcagagaaattcggagaagcatagtggctggaaagcgtacgtactttggactccgcaagatgctccgatcgaatagagttcgccgccgtaccaaactgacaatctacaaaacgctcattagaccggtagtcctctacggacacgagacctggacgatgctcgtggaggaccaacgcgcactcggagttttcgaaaggaaagtgctgcgtacgtggaggaggcgaatgaaccacgagttgcatcagctgttgggagaaccatccatcgttcacaccgcgaaaatcggacgactgcggtgggccgggcacgtagccagaatgtcggacagcaacccggtgaaaatggttctcgacaacgatccgacgggcacaagaaggcgaggtgcgcatcgggcaaggtggatcgatcaggtagaaaatgacttgcggaccctccgtagactgcgtggttggcgacgtgtagccatggaccgagccgaatggagaagactcttacataccgcacaggccacttcggccttagtctgaataaatagtaaataaatcaacaattgaatagttttctcgggactagaaagctattctcactgtacatgcttcggagtttcttacattcaagaccaataacgatgccggccacgtcctcacagtctaTTAGGGTAAgaggaggaaaattagttcgacactaattgctacaagagaccgattaatcctctgcatctccacgagcgcactggaaaggagtagtatgttagttgggaaggagaTATATTGGAagtcactttggtaagcgactgattatttcttttgaacaacGCCATATTCATaatgatacaaaaacggaaaagtAACGCGTATCTTACGTATTTTCCCAAggactgattcgatatcttaacacgcactgaactgatttacTTTATTACAGACCgagcaatgcagaacacaatatttcggcagatagcgcgatcgttctgctgtccgaaacaagagaaaacacgcactgaactccacATGAGTTCTAAATAAACTTCTATTgattaattttgttttcattaattAAGCATTAatcagaaattatttcagattcggggtactggctcatttgTGGTAGCATCTCAATCGGGGTAATATCATTTAaggtagtgactcattcggggtaatgacgTTCGGGGAAGGGGCCTTCGTGGTAATGGcatgtatttttattttttattttttttaagaaactttACTCCATTACAGTGAATTTGTGTCAAACGCAAatcacggtgtgtttgtccgaagaggcttattttcaaaaaatcagttatctctaaaacactcactacacggaattataggttttcctctttgaCGATGgtgtattttaaaaatattctatcgGGGGTAATTTTTCCATAATTTGGGGGGGGGCGGTGTTAAattggctatcatttgagattcctatggagtttgcaccaaaaatagtgaaaaaaataaaaattgttctagatcccccgatagaacattttagtttacccactatatgaaagaggagagcatatactttcacgtggtgggtgtttcagagacgctgatttaaaaaaaaaaatatttcccctTAGACACACTGTGAAATATTATGTGTAATGGAATTATGGTTAGTGTCGTAAAGTCCACCCCCACAGTTAGTTTGGTAGTATTTTATATTCAATCAATGTGAATCCACGCTCAATGAGATGCTTCCGTTTACCAGCTGCCTTTTTCAATGCAAGCGAAATTGCGTGTGACCCAAGAGCTACAAatctttatctttcgtatgttcgaaatcaacaatccTTTGTCTCAGATGGGCTGAAAAAGCATCCACATGAGAGCCAAGTTTGAGAAAAATTGCCAGCATTAAGTCCATTTCGTTCAAGACTTTCGACTGCTCACATAATAACTTTTCTATTGGCGTGATAACTATAAGTAGCAAGCCATCTGATGGAATAATCTTGGTAAGAACTTCAATATAAACGATTTACAACGATTAATATTCTCAACGGCagcaaaatcttcaaaaatctgtataaaatttggcattttcaaatcCTGAAGATTTAAATACAAATGTTGGTTTTTTATTGTATTGAAAGCTTGCAAAAATGTaaatgccaagattttatacaaaagttgTAAGATTTGTTCTTGGTCATACCTACAAGCTTCTGATACAATGTAGTTTTTGTATTAGAATACccaacccgagcaaagcttgagagcaaatcgacaaattttgttgttgtgaaatcgcctaattttgatacCTCAggatgatatccttttggtcgtttttaTGGTTAAATCTGattgcactcccacgcaaaccaacaccaccaacaggtagccgaagcctccccctatctgtctatggtgatggtttgcgtgggagggctatcagatcggacaaatcgacgtttacatctttgtttacgaaatcacatacgtccttttgaataagtacccgagaaatgtttaatcttactgtgacatcaaattgaaaactgattctgctgtcgatgagagcaaatcgaaaactaatttagaTATTAGTTTTGGAAAACGAAATAAGTAATCAATttaacctgtcataagacgagtttatacaatcccacttcgagtcaagtacgagacactgaagacggccttactgttgaggtcgaaatacgtatctgtcaagatacaattaagtggtggaattcaatgggattgtataaactcgtcttatgacaggtgaaaacattccactaaaaagctctaaataattttcttatcatatcacagaaaaaaaatattgaaaaataaacagcgcgtaaaacttgacatgcggaaatttacgctattctacgctgaaatggtcctcttcctagCAACATTTCtcacaacttgtatgcaatatcgacgattcacgtcaaatattgtatacatttaggctatatcccgtgttgaattacgctaataatggcgttccatttatgtgcattatttttagcgtaaatttccttggatttttctatctgtgtaatcAATTTAACATCAGTTcatataattaaaaaatcaatagcaaattgatatcaaaataagttatcaatcatgaatatcaaagtttgaaaacaaattatgatttcaatttgatgtcgatatcaaaatatgttttctttttgCTCTCATTATGatgtcagactttgctcgggaagtTACCAATGCAATAAGCACTACATTTCGCCAAATCGGCCATATAGTGCTACCACAATGCTTATACATTTTTGAATAGTCGTATATTGGCCCTATATCAGGCGATTTGTAATGCTTGGGTAATACAGCCTTCTATAATCAATATATGCCATGGTTTTATATAGTATTGTATGCATTGTTTTCTGGGTGAAGTATATATTTGAAGCATATCATGCCGATTTAATTTGATAACATTTGTCACATTAATACTAGTTACATTTCAGCTCATTAATCTATGTTTTAGAAACATTTACAGCTTAGCGTAAAGTGATTCATGAACAACATGATCGATCGTAATGTCTTTAATAGATTGACAGCCTGCCAACAACATTGTAATATCCAACTCTTTTCTTAGCAAATCCAAAATATGTTCCACACCTTGCTGCCCATTAACAGCCAAACCCCACAATGCCGGCCTTCCAAACAACACCATTTTTGCACCAAGGGCAATGGCTTTGAATACATCCGTTCCTTGCGTTATCCCTCCGTCGATAACGACGGTCGTTCGGTCACCGACCGCTTTCACTATCTCCGGAAGAGCTTCAATCTtgaaatataaacaaatatcaATGATTGATACATCGCCAAACTAAGCAGTTAGTCCTACCGAGGCCGGAACTGAATCCAGCTGTCTGGCCCCGTGGTTTGACACCCAGATTCCTTTGACGCCAATGTCAGCCGCAAGGATTGCATCCTCTTTGGTCAGAATCCCTTTAACTATTACCGGAAGTTTAGTGAAATTGGCCAACCATTTCACATCGTCCCAGGAAAGAGTCGGATCTAACTGCTCCTTTATGTATTCGTTGATTCCGGAACCACCGTGACTTTGTACTCCGGTAGCCAGATGACCTTCAAAGTTAGCTAGACTGGAATTGATAACGATGTCATTATTCAACGCGTGATAGCCTCACATTACCCCCCGCTCACATCAGATGCGGTGGAAGCGAAAACTTGTTCCTCATATCGGCTCTCCTCAATCCAAACACAGGAGCATCTACGGTCAGAACGATGGCTTTGAATCCGGCTTTTTCTGCCCGCCTAACCAAGCTCTCGGTCAGTTTCCGATCGCGATAGATGTAAAGCTGGAACCACTTAGGAGACCCGGGCGCCCCGGTAGCTACCTGCTCCATCGAACTGGTAGCGATCGTACTCAGCGTGAACGCAACCCCCCGGCTTGCAGCTGCCTTGGCATTAGCCACCTCTCCGTCCGGGTGAGCCATCCGCTGCATCGCCGTTGGTGCGATTCCGATGGGCATCGAGAAACGATCGCCAAACAAACTCACCGATAGATCACGTTGTTCCGCACTTCTCAGTACGCGCGGTCGAATGCGCAGTCGATCGAAACAACTGCGATTCAGGCGCAGAGACAGCTCGTCGCCCGCCCCGCTTCGATAGTAGTCCAGCGCATTGCGCGGGATGATTTCGAAGGCGCGTTTCTCGTAGTCCTTCACCGATGCTTGTGCCATTGTCGAGAGATGGTTCCAAACTAACGGGAGAAAGGTAACTTTAAAACGTCGTTATCTCTTGTGTGTTGTGTGGACAGAACGCAATGATACTATTGAAACGGAGATAATGGCTCGATGGCGGAATGGCTGATAAGGCCTCTTGTGGGATTTCATGATTTGCATGTTCAAACAGCATTATACCTTTTGTAGTGACGTTACTGATAGTGTTTAGATTTATGTCTGGTATAAAGGCAGATATTGCTTCTGAAG
The nucleotide sequence above comes from Armigeres subalbatus isolate Guangzhou_Male chromosome 3, GZ_Asu_2, whole genome shotgun sequence. Encoded proteins:
- the LOC134224054 gene encoding uncharacterized protein LOC134224054, giving the protein MAQASVKDYEKRAFEIIPRNALDYYRSGAGDELSLRLNRSCFDRLRIRPRVLRSAEQRDLSVSLFGDRFSMPIGIAPTAMQRMAHPDGEVANAKAAASRGVAFTLSTIATSSMEQVATGAPGSPKWFQLYIYRDRKLTESLVRRAEKAGFKAIVLTVDAPVFGLRRADMRNKFSLPPHLILANFEGHLATGVQSHGGSGINEYIKEQLDPTLSWDDVKWLANFTKLPVIVKGILTKEDAILAADIGVKGIWVSNHGARQLDSVPASIEALPEIVKAVGDRTTVVIDGGITQGTDVFKAIALGAKMVLFGRPALWGLAVNGQQGVEHILDLLRKELDITMLLAGCQSIKDITIDHVVHESLYAKL